In a single window of the Verrucomicrobiaceae bacterium genome:
- a CDS encoding metal ABC transporter ATP-binding protein, producing MTTTPALELHDLTVSYAQKPVLYGIDVQVPQRSITGIIGPTGAGKSTMIRAIMGLTPLNGGWVKIFGESFLQSRHRVGYVPQREQVDWDFPVNVMDVVLMGRYGRRGWLRRVTKEDHRIAEESLEKVGMLPFRHRQIANLSGGQQQRVFLARALAQQSDLYLMDEPFAGVDATTERAIVTLLQQLQTEGKTILVVHHDLTTAKEYFDHLLLLNMRLVAFGKTEDVFTVEQLQKTYGGRLTILSDVAAKMSREM from the coding sequence ATGACGACAACGCCCGCGCTCGAGCTCCACGATCTCACCGTCAGCTACGCCCAAAAACCGGTGCTCTATGGCATCGACGTGCAGGTGCCACAGCGCTCCATCACCGGCATCATCGGTCCGACCGGAGCCGGCAAAAGCACCATGATCCGTGCCATCATGGGCCTCACGCCGCTGAATGGCGGATGGGTCAAGATTTTCGGTGAGTCCTTCCTGCAAAGCCGCCACCGAGTCGGCTACGTGCCGCAGCGTGAGCAGGTCGATTGGGATTTTCCAGTCAATGTCATGGATGTGGTCCTCATGGGCCGCTACGGCCGCCGTGGCTGGCTGCGCCGTGTCACGAAAGAGGACCACCGCATCGCGGAAGAGAGCCTCGAAAAAGTCGGCATGCTGCCCTTTCGGCATCGTCAAATCGCCAACCTCAGCGGTGGCCAGCAGCAGCGTGTCTTCCTCGCCCGTGCTCTCGCCCAGCAAAGTGATCTCTACCTCATGGACGAGCCCTTTGCCGGTGTGGATGCCACCACCGAACGCGCCATCGTCACCCTGCTCCAGCAGCTCCAAACGGAAGGCAAAACCATCCTCGTCGTCCACCACGACCTGACCACCGCGAAGGAGTACTTTGATCACCTCCTGCTGCTGAACATGCGCCTCGTCGCCTTTGGCAAAACGGAGGATGTTTTCACCGTCGAGCAGCTTCAGAAGACTTATGGGGGCAGGCTGACGATCTTGAGCGATGTCGCTGCGAAAATGAGTCGTGAGATGTGA